AAGAAGAGCGCACTAAAGCCATGGCGATCATGGGAGCGTTTATTTTCATTAGCTTCACCATAAGCATGGCGATTGGTCCTGGGGTTGTGGCGTTTTTGGGGGGGGCAAAATGGCTCTTCTTGCTCACTGCGATCTTAACTTTATTGAGTTTATTGATGCTTTTAAAAGTCAAA
The Pseudodesulfovibrio sp. JC047 genome window above contains:
- a CDS encoding MFS transporter, with protein sequence LLFLIGSLVCFIANDIVWLVIGRFIQGMGALGGVVSAMVADEVKEEERTKAMAIMGAFIFISFTISMAIGPGVVAFLGGAKWLFLLTAILTLLSLLMLLKVK